GAGGATGCCATAAACTGGTGTTTGTGCCAAGCAGAGAACTTTCTTCCtgcttcaggagaaaaaaaaagggctttttcttctttctttgggCTGGGGAATCCTTCAGGAAGGTTCAAATCCATGCCTGGGAATGCCGTGTCTTGTTTGCTCAGAGAGAGGCTGGCTGTGTGCTCGCAATTCCATAGGTGGCTGTCATTTATCCgtaggctgtgcctggggctTCAGTTCTTCCCTGCGAGGGGACAGCCCTGGCAGAGGGGGAAATGAGCCATTGGCAATCCAGGGTGATAACTGTGCAAAGCTTTAGAGGATCTTTCTCCCAAATTGCCCACTCCATCCTCCTCAGCTGAGGAGTTTGCCCAAATGAAGCAGTGTTCTAGCCAGTTGTTTTTCAGGAGTCAGCTCCAAACCAAGTTTTCTCAGCAGTAAGATGGAAATTTAACTACGAAAACAAATAATTGGAGATAGGCTAAAAACTATTTCAAGACACATCTACTCTTGATTTACTCCACACTTCCCTGCTTTCAGTACACACCCCAAAGGGGGGACACAGCAAGCTTTTTTTGGAGAATGAAAGTCAATTACTTAAGAAATAAAACTTGCTGTTTTGTCAAACTATGGAAAGAAGGCTTTTTTGATAtctgaatattttcttcagatGGTCTTGGTGGTATTGGCATGGGATTAGGACCTGGAGGTCAACCTATTGATGCAAATCATTTAAACAAAGGCATGGGAATGGGCAACATGGGACCTGGAGGTAAGAAGATTACTCCTATGCTTTTGTTTCATGAGAGCTTTAAGCTGTGTAGAAGGTAGATAGCTTTGTTTGCCTCCCCAAAAAGTTGGAAGTTTCTTAGGAATGTTAAAGCCAAATGAGTTTTTTGTTCAGCTTGATAATGGAAACTTGAATTTAACCAActgctccatttttttttttttttcactgtggtCAAGACACAGCTCTCATTTTCTGACTCTTGAGCATGAGCAGCAGACACTGCAAAGATCCATGAAACTCCAAACCATCTCTCACTTTTAACACTTGTAGTGGGCTTGTAAATCTTTGGTGAGGATCTGTTGAAGTAGCACAAGTTTCAAAGAGCCACCTAAAAAGTAGCACACACTCAGCTTTCCATGTCGAAATGCCAGTGGGTTTTTCCCCTTTGCTGCTTGATTTTCTGAGCAGGAATGTTGGAATCTCCTCAGAGTTATCCCATGTAAGCCATGGACGTGTTGTGTGGTTTGATTTCTGCAGCCTTTGGCTGAAATTGATTGGGTGATGTGTGCTATATAaagctttctcttttattttgagGAATGGGAATGGAAGGCATGGGCTTTGGAATGAATAAAATGGGAGGTAAGCTGTGGTTTTTGATCTGTTCATAGCTTGGCCTTTGGGAAACTCCTGTAGACTGAGGTGTGTGTGCATGGCAGGACTTTGTGTGCTGGGAGGTCATCACCAACTGAGCAAGAATTTGGTCCTTTTTGGGTATTCAGACTGCTGCAGGTGTGTGGGGAGGAGGGATGCATCCCATAAAACATGGCCTGTGCTTCCTTAGTTCAGGAGATCCGGAGGGTGCCATCCCTGGAGGTCAGAACTGGATCCTCACTGTCCCAACCCAAGCCACTCTGACCCCCTGATTTTTGTAATGCTGTGCCCAAATCCTGACTCCTTTTTGGGAACTGGTGCTAGGGGGGTGTCCTGTGCCTGTGGGGATGTtgtgtggcagcagctgctgtgtgtgcagcGTGGAGCTGAAATGCACTGCTAAAGAATCCCTGGAAAATCTGTTTTTCAGGAATGGAAGGTCCCTTCGGTGGCATGGAAAACATCGGTCGCTTCCCAGCTGGGATGAACATGGGCAGGATGAGTGGTAGGCACTGGCTTCCTGTAAATCCTGCTGGGTTCCCTGGGAGGGATCCCCAAGTCCCTCGTGGCCTCTGAGCTGCACAAACCAAGTGATTTATTGATGCTACCTTGAAGGGTTTATTTAGAAAGATTCTGGCTCTGATCCCCAGAGCCTCACATGTGTTCGGGATAAATCCTGCTCTTCCTTGGGGTTTTGGGCTCCCGAAGCCACGACAAAGTGATCAGGAGAAAATCACTGAAACCTTCTTGTGCTGTGACTCTTCAAAACAATTCCTGTGGTAAAATGTTCTCTCTGAAACCCCTCTGAAAACTTCTCCACCTTCCTCTTTGCAGAGATGGATCGGGCCATGGGAGGTGGATTTGAGAGGGAGTTTGGAAGAAAtgagatgggaatgtcccgGAGTTTTGGAGAGACCTTGGAGAGGGGAATAGGTGAGTGCAGTAAATCAAATCCATTTCCTGCCTGCTTTTTATCCCTGAACTGCTCACAACAGTCATGGGGGTGATACAGATAAAAAAACAGATTCTGTTTTAGATTTGCTGTAGGAATTTGGTCAAAGTTAAATATTCAGGGAGTGCAGAAGGATACagcatggggctgggagagggattTCAGAAGGAACAGGAAATTTTTAACAGTCCTAATGCACTTAATTTGCTATGTCTTACATCATGATGCTATATATTGAGCTATTTAGTATATTACAGCATAATAATAGTTCTGAGGGATAGAATCTTGAAAGAGATGAGCAATATTGTGCATTAAAACACTTCTGGGAAAATAAATCTTGGAAAACTGTGAAAAGCAAGGAGTTTTAGATTTCAGCTTTGCTCTCTGGTTTTTAAATGCTGCTGGGAAGTTGTTAATTTTTGTCAGTGAAAACAAAAttctgcttctcctgctgcctgtATCACATTTACCTTCCAAGCACGTTCCCTGGAAATATTGGACAATGTCAGTAATGAAACAGCAGAATTTCTGGAGCAAAGCTGAACCCAGACATCTCCAAGCAGACACAGCTCCCCCATCAATTTACAGATTGAATTTTTGACGAAATCACAACATTCCGGAATCAAgggagccattccctgtgtccttgtccctccatcccttgtccccagtccctctccagctctcctggagcccctttaggccctgcaaggggctctgagctctcccttgagccttctcctctccaggtgagcacccccagctctcccagcctggctccagaggggctccagccctggagccgctctggagcctcctctggactggctccagcagctccacatctttATTCTGgggtcccagagctggaggcagctctgcagggggtGTCTCACCTGAGCATCTGAGTTTGCCTCATCCTTCAGGCCCAGAGTGCCTGGACTGAGGGGGCTCTGAGTGATGGGAATTCATTCCAGGAGAGCCAGCAGCTGTTCAGGGTTCTGTGTCCCGGCCCAGCTGCTGATCCTGTCTGTGTTGTGTTCCAGGTGGTGGAAACGCCAGCATTCCCGGGATCGAGAGGATGGCCCCTGGCATCGATCGCATGGGCTCGGGAATCGAGCGGCTCCCCGCGGGGATGGGGCACGGGATGGAGAGGGTGGGCTCGGAGATAGACAGGATGGGGCTGGTGCTGGACCGCATGGGCTCCAACGTGGAGCGGATGGGCTCGGGCATGGAGCGCATGGCCCCGCTGGGCATCGACCACCTGGCCCCCAACCTGGAGCGCATGGGGCCGGCCATGGAGCGCATGGGCTCCGGCATCGAGCGCATGGGCTCCGGCATCGGCTTCGGCATCGAGCGCATGGGCGCCGCCATCGACCGCGTGGGCACCGCCATGGACAGGATGGGCTCCGGCGTGGAGCGCATGGGGGCGGGCATGGATAGGATGGGCATCGGCATCGAGCGCATGGTGCCCGCCGGGATGGGCGCGGGCATGGGCCAGGTGATAGAGAGGATGCCCGCGGGGCTGGAGCGCATCGGGGCCCCGCCCATGGACAGGCTCGGGATAGAGAGGATGGGCGCCGCGCCCATGGACAGGATGGGCCTGGAGCGCATCGGGGCCGCCAACATGGAGAGGATGGGGCCGCCCATGGGGCAGGGCATGGGGGCGGGGATCGAGCGCATGGGGCTGGCCATGGGCAGCAACTTCGAGAGGCCCATGGACATGGAGCGGGGCAACTTTGCAGGGAATTTTGCAGGGTCCCTGGGAGGAGCCGGAGGCCCTGCAGCCGGGGTGGCCCGGAAAGCCTGTCAGATATTTGTGAGAAATGTGAGtacccctttttcctcctccttttcattCTTCCCTCTTGTTCCCACTCCTgccctttcccacccctccaTTCCCGCCCATGGCAGTCGTTGGGATTGATGTGTTGATCTCATCCATGCTCAGTTTCCACTCACAATGTCTTATACTGGATGCTGCCAAGTCTTTGGGGCAGTTGGAGCCATTTCCTTACCAGGAGGAGAGCTCCTGGCTGACCGTGATTCCATGGTTTTCTGGAAGTGGCTGTCCTGGGATGGGTTCAATTTTTGGGGAGCTGGGAGTGCCTGCAGGTTGTTCAGCAGAGCCTCAGTAATGGTTTGTTCCTCTCTTCCCACAGCTGCCTTTTGATTTTACATGGAAAATGCTGAAAGATAAATTCAATGAATGTGGTGAGTTGTTTTCCTCACTCTGAGGAATGAATATGAATAATGGCCAGATAATAatccagagggcagggatggatgggatattgggaaggaattcctggctgggagggtgggcaggccctggcacagggtgcccagagcagctggggctgcccctggatccctggcagtgtccaaggccaggctggagcagcgtGGGATagcgggaggtgtccctgggtggaactggatgctctttaaggtccctcctaGCCAagacaattccatgattccatgggAGCCAAGCCCAGCCTCAGCTGTGACCTGGAGCCTGCGTGGCCATTCCAGACAGGGCTCACACTCTGCTCCTTCcatgtgctggtgctgctgctggagctgggataaATCCAGCTCCTGTCCCCAGTCACTCCTCACAAACAGCCCGGCATAAATCCAGCTCCTGTCCCCAGTCAGTCCTCACAAACAGCCCGGGATAAATCCAGCTCCTGTCCCCAGTCACTCCTCACAAACAGCCCGGGATAAATCCAGCTCCCGTCCCCAGTCACTCCTCACAAACAGCCCGGGATAAATCCAGCTCCTGTCCCCAGTCACTCCTCACAAACAGCCCGGGATAAATCCAGCTCCTGTCCCCAGTCACTCCTCACAAACAGCCCAGGATAAATCCAGCTCCTGTCCCCAGTCACTCCtcacaaacagcccagcccgcTCACGCTGAGCTCTGGCTGTCACAGCCGGGGAGCGGCCGGGGCCGTGCGCTCACGCTGTGTCCTGTCCCAGGGCACGTGCTCTACGCTGACATCAAGATGGAGAACGGCAAGTCCAAGGGCTGCGGGGTGGTGAGGTTCGAGTCCCCCGAGGTGGCGGAGCGCGCGTGCCGCATGATGAACGGCATCCAGCTGCGGGGCCGCGAGATCGACGTGCGGATCGACCGCAACGCGTAGGGCCCTGCGGCCTGTCCGTGCTTGCTCTCGTTAACCATCTTACTTTGACTGGATGTGAAGCTGTTCAGCCCAACCTGGTTGCTTTCTGGAGTAATTTTAAGTCCTTTTTTTAACTGAGGGAGACCCATTTTACTGGTTTTTTGCATTGGAACTGCCATGTGCACAATCTTTTTTTGTAGTTGTGGCATCTCGTTGACCTGACAGATGTAAACAGTCTGACTTTGATAATAAATGCAAGTTCAAGATTTCAGTCACTGCATCCTTTACTCTGCCTAAactccctgccagctccagtTTGTACCCTGTGAAGCGTCAGAAGCCCCAGTGTTCCTCCTGCTGACAGCATCTCTCTTTAAGATGTCTCCAGGGTGCAGGATCTTCCCTCTCCTGGATCCCACCTACTCCACGGGCACTCCCAGCTCAAGGTTGTTCTCTGGTGCCAACGCTGGATTaaaaaaaccagagaaaatctcccctggGTTGTGTCAGTGCCATTGGGAAGGCCGGAGCTGAAAATGGGGTTAAAAACGTCTGTTTTCTCTCCTGTGGGGGCGGCTGGCCCGGGCAGGCGAGGGGCGAACACCTGCTGCCGCTGAGAGGGGGGAGCTTTCCCCTCTTCCTGCAAGAAGCGGTTTTAATAACAACTGGATGCGGTGTGGGGCACGGAGGGGCGGCGGTGGGGCCGGTGGTGCCGGTGGTGCCGGGGCTGCCCGGTGGTGCCGGTGGGGCCGGTGGTGCCGGtggggccggggctgccccgcggctcccgcccgctcccgccgctcGCGGCCACGTGGCGCGGTTGTGGCGCGGCGGTGACGTCACCGCGCGGCGCCGCGCGAAGGTCACGGGGCGATGGCGGCGGCCGGAGGGTGCCGGGTGAGCGCGGGCGCCGCGGCCGGGCGGGacggggccgcgccggggccTGCCCGGGGCCTGCCCGGGGCCTGCCCGGGGCGGCGGGGACAGCGAGCGGGGCTGCGGCAACGGGAGGGGCAGCGCGGGACCGGCccgctggcggggcccggcgccGGGGCCGCCGTTCGCTCACAGCCCGCAGGGCCCCGGCGCTGTCAGCCCCCGgtggggacacccgggggacCCGGTCCCGGCTCCTCACCCCCGCTCCGGCGTCTCTGTtcccgcccggcccggcgggaTGGGTCCCGGAGCCTGCAGCGGGGCCCGTGTCCCGGCCGCGGCAGCCGGGGGGCATCGGGGGCTGCTGAGGGCCCCTCCGGCCCAGCCGTGCCGGGGCTCCCGGAGCCACCGTGCCCCGAGCTGCtcccggagctgctcccagagccgCCGTGCCCCGAGCTGTTCCCGGAGCTGCTCCCGGAGCCCGCCGTGCCCCGAGCTGTTCCCGGAGCTGCTCCCGAGCTGCTCCCGGAGCCGGCCGTGCCCCGAGCTGCTCCCGAGCTGCTCCCGGAGCCCGCCGTGCCCCGAGCTGCTCCCGAGCTGCTCCCGGAGCCCGCCGTGCCCCGAGCTGCTCCCGGAGCCTCTCTCGGGGTTCACTTAAGGGCGATTTTGCCGTGAGCGGCGGGAGCTGCGCACGGAGCGTCTCCTTTAACTCCCGCTCGTAGCGTGAGGGGCTTGGACGAGTCCTTTGTGCCCGAAGTTAAACGGGGCATCGGGGATTTTCTGCTCGATTTGTGCCTTTGGTCGGGAGCTGCCCTGGTTCGGTCCTTGGCTCCTGCCCCGGGGCTCGAATACAGATTTGGAAGGTGTGGCGGTGGGATTTCCCTGATTCTCACCTGCTTCAAGCCCCGGGCTCAGCAATGCCCCCTTCCCGCGCTGGGATTCGCAGGCTGGacctgggcaggggcagcagAACCGGCCGGGGATTGTTCTGGGAT
This region of Aphelocoma coerulescens isolate FSJ_1873_10779 chromosome 28, UR_Acoe_1.0, whole genome shotgun sequence genomic DNA includes:
- the HNRNPM gene encoding heterogeneous nuclear ribonucleoprotein M isoform X1, which produces MEESMKKAAEVLNKHSLGGRPLKVKEDPDGEHARRAMQKVMAAGGMGIGPGPGGPGMINIPPSILNNPNIPNEIIHALQAGRLGSTVFVANLDYKVGWKKLKEVFSMAGVVVRADILEDKDGKSRGIGTVTFEQAIEAVQAISMFNGQLLFDRPMHVKMDERAFPKGDFFPPERPQQLPHGLGGIGMGLGPGGQPIDANHLNKGMGMGNMGPGGMGMEGMGFGMNKMGGMEGPFGGMENIGRFPAGMNMGRMSEMDRAMGGGFEREFGRNEMGMSRSFGETLERGIGGGNASIPGIERMAPGIDRMGSGIERLPAGMGHGMERVGSEIDRMGLVLDRMGSNVERMGSGMERMAPLGIDHLAPNLERMGPAMERMGSGIERMGSGIGFGIERMGAAIDRVGTAMDRMGSGVERMGAGMDRMGIGIERMVPAGMGAGMGQVIERMPAGLERIGAPPMDRLGIERMGAAPMDRMGLERIGAANMERMGPPMGQGMGAGIERMGLAMGSNFERPMDMERGNFAGNFAGSLGGAGGPAAGVARKACQIFVRNLPFDFTWKMLKDKFNECGHVLYADIKMENGKSKGCGVVRFESPEVAERACRMMNGIQLRGREIDVRIDRNA
- the HNRNPM gene encoding heterogeneous nuclear ribonucleoprotein M isoform X2, whose product is MEESMKKAAEVLNKHSLGGRPLKVKEDPDGEHARRAMQKVMAAGGMGIGPGPGGPGMINIPPSILNNPNIPNEIIHALQAGRLGSTVFVANLDYKVGWKKLKEVFSMAGVVVRADILEDKDGKSRGIGTVTFEQAIEAVQAISMFNGQLLFDRPMHVKMDERAFPKGDFFPPERPQQLPRMGMEGMGFGMNKMGGMEGPFGGMENIGRFPAGMNMGRMSEMDRAMGGGFEREFGRNEMGMSRSFGETLERGIGGGNASIPGIERMAPGIDRMGSGIERLPAGMGHGMERVGSEIDRMGLVLDRMGSNVERMGSGMERMAPLGIDHLAPNLERMGPAMERMGSGIERMGSGIGFGIERMGAAIDRVGTAMDRMGSGVERMGAGMDRMGIGIERMVPAGMGAGMGQVIERMPAGLERIGAPPMDRLGIERMGAAPMDRMGLERIGAANMERMGPPMGQGMGAGIERMGLAMGSNFERPMDMERGNFAGNFAGSLGGAGGPAAGVARKACQIFVRNLPFDFTWKMLKDKFNECGHVLYADIKMENGKSKGCGVVRFESPEVAERACRMMNGIQLRGREIDVRIDRNA